From a single Nicotiana tomentosiformis chromosome 2, ASM39032v3, whole genome shotgun sequence genomic region:
- the LOC104115856 gene encoding putative glycosyltransferase 7 — translation MVTPQLVQTQTSYSSMAPKQNCKSKVTSLFSDGFLCAGGSIVALLVVWAFWSFMSTSPNTDPSFFSTSAAKKSTLETPGELTSPGFDLRYDPPDPTFYDDPDVSYTIEKPVKNWDEKRRQWLKLHPSFVPGVENRVLMVSGSQSTPCKNPIGDHLLLRFFKNKVDYCRIHGYDIFYNNILLQPKMWSFWAKMPAVKAAMLAHPEAEWIWWVDSDAAFTDMDFKLPLDRYKAHNFVVHGWEKLIYEQKSWTSINAGVFLIRNCQWSMDLMEAWAKMGPQSPEYDKWGEILRSTFKDKIFQESDDQSGLAYLLLKEKEKWGDKIYVEGQYYFEGYWVEIVGTLDNITDKYLGIEKVVPSLRRRHGEKVSESYGKVWEEHLKDAGYGRYSWRRPFITHFTGCQPCSGDHNQMYSGETCFDAMQKALNFADNQVLRKYGYMHKDLLDSSSVFPVPFDFPA, via the coding sequence ATGGTAACTCCACAGTTGGTCCAAACCCAAACATCTTACTCATCAATGGCGCCCAAGCAAAACTGTAAGAGCAAAGTTACTTCTTTATTCTCTGATGGGTTTCTGTGTGCCGGCGGAAGTATTGTTGCTTTACTAGTGGTCTGGGCCTTTTGGTCGTTTATGAGCACTAGCCCAAATACTGATCCAAGTTTTTTCAGTACTTCCGCTGCTAAGAAGTCCACTTTGGAAACTCCGGGAGAGCTTACTTCACCGGGTTTCGATTTAAGGTACGATCCGCCCGACCCGACTTTCTATGACGACCCGGATGTGAGCTACACTATTGAGAAGCCGGTAAAAAACTGGGACGAAAAACGAAGGCAATGGCTGAAGCTGCATCCTTCATTTGTCCCCGGAGTAGAAAACCGGGTTTTGATGGTTTCCGGTTCACAGTCGACGCCGTGCAAAAACCCGATCGGCGATCATTTGTTGTTGCGGTTCTTCAAAAACAAAGTCGACTACTGCCGAATACACGGGTACGATATTTTCTACAACAATATTTTACTGCAACCTAAGATGTGGTCTTTCTGGGCAAAAATGCCGGCGGTAAAAGCAGCCATGTTAGCTCATCCTGAAGCTGAGTGGATCTGGTGGGTCGATTCAGATGCTGCTTTCACCGACATGGACTTTAAACTTCCATTGGATCGTTACAAAGCCCATAATTTCGTAGTACATGGTTGGGAGAAGTTAATCTACGAGcagaaaagctggacaagtatCAATGCCGGAGTTTTCTTGATTCGGAATTGTCAATGGTCCATGGATTTAATGGAAGCTTGGGCTAAGATGGGCCCACAGTCGCCGGAATACGATAAATGGGGTGAAATTTTACGTTCCACGTTTAAAGATAAGATTTTTCAAGAATCAGATGATCAGTCGGGATTAGCTTATTTACTGTTGAAGGAGAAGGAAAAATGGGGAGATAAAATATACGTAGAAGGTCAGTATTATTTCGAGGGGTATTGGGTGGAAATTGTAGGAACATTAGATAATATCACCGACAAGTATTTAGGTATAGAGAAAGTGGTACCTAGTTTAAGAAGAAGACATGGTGAAAAAGTAAGTGAGAGTTATGGTAAGGTGTGGGAGGAACACCTTAAGGATGCTGGGTATGGGAGATACAGTTGGAGAAGGCCGTTCATCACACATTTTACAGGGTGTCAGCCTTGTAGTGGGGACCACAATCAGATGTATTCTGGTGAAACTTGCTTTGATGCTATGCAGAAGGCATTGAATTTTGCTGATAATCAAGTGCTTAGGAAGTATGGTTATATGCATAAAGATCTGCTTGATTCTTCCTCTGTTTTTCCTGTGCCTTTTGACTTTCCTGCCTAA
- the LOC104115857 gene encoding heptahelical transmembrane protein 4-like isoform X1: MGKDKVKIEEKLTGCEDQKLSGSKEGKGKRLWKKVKYQLVEYHSLPAYLKDNEYILGHYRAEWPLKQALLSIFTIHNETLNVWTHLIGFFLFLALTIYTAIKVPKVVDLHSLQNLPDVLRKADLHKLQSELLTCLPSLPHMPDLHRLRDGLLLSPSSWHILDLLTNCLPERFSLSNHTDVCVLRSVKEDVANIIAPLLVRPITRWPFYAFLGGAMFCLLASSTCHLLSCHSERLSYIMLRLDYAGIAALISTSFYPPVYYSFMCYPFFCNLYLGFITLLGIGTILGSLLPVFQTPEYRTIRASLFFGMGFSGAVPILHKLVLFWHQPEALHTTGYELLMAIFYGIGALVYAIRVPERWMPGKFDIAGHSHQLFHVLVVAGAYTHYHAGLVYLRWRDLQGC, from the exons ATGGGTAAGGACAAAGTGAAAATTGAAGAGAAATTGACTGGTTGTGAGGATCAAAAGTTGTCTGGTTCAAAGGAAGGGAAAGGGAAGAGATTATGGAAGAAGGTGAAGTACCAGCTGGTGGAGTACCATTCGTTGCCTGCCTATTTGAAAGACAACGAATACATTCTTGGCCATTACCGGGCCGAATGGCCTTTGAAGCAGGCCTTACTCAGCATTTTCACTATTCACAATGAGACCCTCAATGTTTGGAC GCATTTGATAGGGTTCTTCCTCTTCCTTGCGCTGACCATTTATACGGCAATCAAAGTTCCCAAGGTTGTAGATCTACATTCCTTACAGAATCTCCCTGATGTGCTGAGGAAGGCTGATTTACACAAATTACAATCAGAGCTTTTGACTTGTCTTCCTTCTTTGCCGCATATGCCTGATTTGCACAGACTTCGAGACGGTTTGCTACTATCCCCCTCTAGTTGGCATATTCTTGATCTCCTGACTAACTGTCTACCTGAGCGATTTTCCCTCAGCAACCATACGGATGTCTGCGTACTG CGGAGTGTAAAGGAAGATGTGGCAAATATAATAGCACCATTGCTGGTGAGACCAATAACACGCTGGCCATTCTACGCCTTCCTTGGTGGGGCCATGTTTTGCTTGTTAGCAAGCAGCACATGTCATTTACTTTCTTGCCATTCAGAGCGTTTATCATACATCATGCTGAGGCTCGATTATGCTGGTATCGCTGCCCTGATATCGACTTCATTTTACCCTCCCGTCTATTATTCCTTCATGTGTTACCCCTTCTTTTGCAACCTGTACCTGGGATTTATTACCCTCCTGGGAATTGGCACAATATTGGGTTCCCTCCTTCCTGTGTTCCAGACCCCAGAATATCGAACAATTCGAGCATCTCTATTCTTTGGAATGGGCTTTTCAGGTGCTGTACCTATTCTGCACAAGCTGGTTTTATTTTGGCACCAACCCGAGGCGCTTCACACAACTGGATATGAACTTTTGATGGCCATATTTTATGGCATTGGAGCGCTGGTATATGCCATACGAGTTCCAGAAAGATGGATGCCAGGGAAGTTTGATATCGCTGGCCACAGCCACCAACTATTTCATGTACTTGTTGTGGCAGGGGCTTATACTCATTACCATGCAGGGTTGGTTTATCTCCGGTGGCGGGACCTGCAAGGATGCTAA
- the LOC104115857 gene encoding heptahelical transmembrane protein 4-like isoform X2, which yields MFCLLASSTCHLLSCHSERLSYIMLRLDYAGIAALISTSFYPPVYYSFMCYPFFCNLYLGFITLLGIGTILGSLLPVFQTPEYRTIRASLFFGMGFSGAVPILHKLVLFWHQPEALHTTGYELLMAIFYGIGALVYAIRVPERWMPGKFDIAGHSHQLFHVLVVAGAYTHYHAGLVYLRWRDLQGC from the coding sequence ATGTTTTGCTTGTTAGCAAGCAGCACATGTCATTTACTTTCTTGCCATTCAGAGCGTTTATCATACATCATGCTGAGGCTCGATTATGCTGGTATCGCTGCCCTGATATCGACTTCATTTTACCCTCCCGTCTATTATTCCTTCATGTGTTACCCCTTCTTTTGCAACCTGTACCTGGGATTTATTACCCTCCTGGGAATTGGCACAATATTGGGTTCCCTCCTTCCTGTGTTCCAGACCCCAGAATATCGAACAATTCGAGCATCTCTATTCTTTGGAATGGGCTTTTCAGGTGCTGTACCTATTCTGCACAAGCTGGTTTTATTTTGGCACCAACCCGAGGCGCTTCACACAACTGGATATGAACTTTTGATGGCCATATTTTATGGCATTGGAGCGCTGGTATATGCCATACGAGTTCCAGAAAGATGGATGCCAGGGAAGTTTGATATCGCTGGCCACAGCCACCAACTATTTCATGTACTTGTTGTGGCAGGGGCTTATACTCATTACCATGCAGGGTTGGTTTATCTCCGGTGGCGGGACCTGCAAGGATGCTAA
- the LOC104115858 gene encoding uncharacterized protein, producing the protein MGNCQAAEAATVVIQHPGNKVERIYWSTSAHEVMSSNPGHYVALVISSPTDQRTHNGSPVRQLKLLRPGDTLLLGQVYRLISFEDVLKEFAAKKCMKLGKLLRESGGLVLDSKQISTDSPAVNAKSRLVNGIQAKMEQETYQQGSSSSSSGQSQRSVVGRHNGGGQWKPALQSIAEIGT; encoded by the exons ATGGGAAATTGCCAAGCGGCAGAGGCGGCAACAGTGGTGATTCAACATCCAGGTAACAAAGTGGAGAGAATTTACTGGTCTACAAGTGCACATGAAGTCATGAGCTCAAATCCTGGCCATTACGTCGCCCTTGTTATCTCTTCTCCAACTGATCAGAGAACACACAATGGTTCGCCCGTTAGGCAGCTCAAGCTTCTCCGACCCGGCGATACTTTACTTCTTGGACAAGTTTATCGACTCATCAGCTTCGAAG ATGTACTGAAAGAGTTTGCAGCAAAGAAGTGCATGAAACTTGGCAAGTTACTAAGAGAAAGTGGAGGCCTCGTTCTTGATTCCAAGCAAATCTCGACCGATTCACCAGCAGTGAACGCCAAGTCGAGATTGGTGAATGGGATCCAAGCTAAG ATGGAACAGGAGACTTATCAACAAGGAAGTAGCAGCAGCAGCAGTGGGCAGAGCCAGAGGAGTGTGGTGGGAAGACATAATGGTGGGGGGCAATGGAAACCAGCCTTACAGAGTATTGCAGAGATTGGAACTTGA